From a single Gadus morhua chromosome 3, gadMor3.0, whole genome shotgun sequence genomic region:
- the LOC115541008 gene encoding macrophage mannose receptor 1-like, whose protein sequence is MDRPLLWILLLTYALSGVLGRHVFVDQPRGWADAQKTCRAEHTDLSPVTSVRDTDGLRKASGGTLKWGWVGLHKNNSVWRWSGGGVLTDYQPWEDTEPNNWGGIEWVGLINPNGEWYDAHQPNPWSFFCISLTLVSENLRWEEALEHCRRQEGDLLAMPSDTRHLLALSELQKTQTQRVWVGLRYLRNRWLWVNGDPMGFQSWSKAGGRSPRDNGEETLPREPRCPALDGSCGALTREGLWEARDCREKLSFICD, encoded by the coding sequence ATGGACCGGCCACTCTTATGGATCCTTCTACTCACCTACGCCTTGAGTGGCGTCCTAGGCAGGCACGTATTCGTGGACCAGCCCAGGGGATGGGCCGACGCACAGAAAACATGCAGGGCTGAGCACACCGACCTCTCCCCCGTAACCAGCGTGCGTGACACCGACGGGCTCCGCAAGGCCTCCGGGGGTACACTGAAGTGGGGCTGGGTGGGTCTccacaaaaacaacagcgtcTGGCGGTGGTCCGGTGGGGGCGTCCTCACCGACTACCAACCGTGGGAAGACACGGAACCCAACAACTGGGGTGGAATAGAGTGGGTCGGACTTATCAACCCCAACGGGGAGTGGTACGATGCCCATCAGCCCAATCCGTGGTCCTTCTTCTGCATCAGCCTGACGCTGGTGAGTGAGAACCTGCGGTGGGAGGAGGCGCTGGAGCACTGCAGGCGGCAGGAGGGCGACCTCCTCGCCATGCCCTCCGACACCCGGCACCTGCTGGCCCTCAGCGAGCTGCAGAAGACACAGACCCAGCGCGTGTGGGTCGGCCTGCGGTACCTCCGGAACCGCTGGCTCTGGGTGAACGGGGACCCGATGGGGTTCCAAAGCTGGAGCAAGGCAGGAGGAAGAAGCCCCAGAGACAACGGAGAGGAGACCCTGCCCcgggagccccgctgcccggcCCTGGACGGCTCCTGCGGGGCCTTGACCAGAGAGGGGCTTTGGGAAGCTCGCGACTGTCGGGAGAAACTCAGCTTCATTTGTGACTAG